One segment of Stomatobaculum sp. F0698 DNA contains the following:
- a CDS encoding GNAT family N-acetyltransferase, with product MHIETLGNDTTSCLTALRIYNSNPDFLLHHLGQEQISLDFIDEERREAARHGFGLRLISAGGRPLGILDYMQRPNGYVYLSLLIWDASAQRQGLGRRAFHAFETLVRSRGATRIRIDVVNDYEPNLIPFWQKLGFVGKRTDSLCWGTKKGGPPQLRNAVSFSLYALVLSIAPVSFPLFYLVPVSATPFT from the coding sequence ATGCACATAGAAACACTCGGCAATGATACAACTTCCTGTCTTACGGCACTCCGCATTTACAACTCGAATCCGGACTTTCTTTTGCACCACCTCGGACAGGAGCAAATTTCTCTCGACTTTATCGACGAAGAACGCCGGGAGGCTGCACGCCACGGCTTTGGACTCCGCCTCATCTCGGCGGGAGGGCGCCCCCTCGGCATTCTCGACTATATGCAACGCCCCAACGGTTATGTGTATTTGTCCCTTCTTATTTGGGATGCCTCCGCGCAGCGACAAGGACTCGGAAGGCGAGCATTCCACGCGTTTGAGACCCTGGTTCGAAGCCGTGGCGCTACACGCATTCGCATCGACGTGGTCAATGACTACGAACCCAATTTGATTCCCTTCTGGCAAAAACTCGGCTTCGTAGGCAAGCGAACAGACAGCCTCTGCTGGGGAACTAAAAAAGGCGGCCCTCCGCAACTGCGGAACGCCGTCTCTTTTTCTCTGTATGCCTTAGTACTTTCGATAGCGCCTGTCTCTTTCCCTCTTTTTTACTTGGTTCCCGTGAGCGCTACGCCGTTCACATAG
- a CDS encoding endonuclease/exonuclease/phosphatase family protein, with product MRLLTINIHSHGSDFEPELYHQKMKALAAFMKEEEIDAAAIQECSEEEDRPVVSGPLPMHWVPAGPDSRVREDNCALVLAEELQGLQQEYWWTWTGAKLGYGKYNEGLAIFSRRPVTGADSFYISGVRDFSNWKTRKALAACTADGPAFLSVHMGWWNDPEENFRGQMERLQKALRERKLRPQDGSDSFLMGDFNSPAAIRGEGRDMVLDLGWRDSYEDAEIKDSGITVPGNIDGWRDGEHTGMRLDYIWTAKRHRVLQSKVVLNGISGPVLSDHFGVLAVIE from the coding sequence ATGAGACTGCTTACTATCAATATTCACAGCCATGGAAGTGACTTTGAACCGGAACTTTATCATCAGAAGATGAAGGCGCTGGCGGCATTTATGAAGGAAGAAGAGATCGATGCCGCGGCGATCCAGGAATGCAGTGAAGAGGAGGACAGGCCGGTGGTCTCCGGCCCCCTCCCCATGCATTGGGTGCCGGCCGGACCGGACTCCCGCGTCCGGGAGGATAACTGTGCGCTGGTCCTGGCGGAGGAACTTCAGGGCCTGCAGCAGGAGTACTGGTGGACCTGGACCGGAGCGAAGCTCGGGTACGGAAAATACAATGAGGGTCTGGCCATCTTCAGCCGCCGCCCTGTTACAGGCGCGGACAGTTTCTATATTTCCGGCGTCCGGGACTTCTCCAACTGGAAGACCCGGAAGGCGCTGGCGGCCTGCACCGCTGACGGGCCTGCCTTTTTGAGCGTCCACATGGGATGGTGGAATGATCCGGAGGAAAACTTCCGGGGGCAGATGGAACGGCTGCAGAAGGCGCTCCGCGAAAGGAAGCTTCGTCCGCAGGACGGTTCTGACAGTTTCCTTATGGGAGATTTCAACAGTCCCGCAGCGATCCGCGGAGAGGGAAGGGACATGGTCCTGGACCTCGGGTGGCGGGACAGTTATGAGGATGCCGAAATAAAAGACAGCGGCATCACCGTTCCGGGAAACATCGACGGATGGAGGGACGGTGAACATACGGGCATGCGCCTGGATTATATCTGGACCGCAAAAAGGCACAGGGTGCTTCAGTCAAAGGTGGTCCTGAACGGGATCAGCGGGCCGGTGCTTTCCGACCATTTCGGAGTCCTGGCGGTGATCGAATGA
- a CDS encoding acylphosphatase, producing the protein MIRKYLRFYGFVQGVGFRYRAKYAAEFAGAVGWVRNEDDGSVSMEIQGTEVQIDRVILEIEQGRYVKIENMEARTIPLREGERGFRIR; encoded by the coding sequence ATGATACGGAAATACCTTCGGTTTTACGGCTTTGTGCAGGGCGTCGGTTTTCGCTACCGGGCAAAGTACGCCGCCGAATTTGCGGGCGCTGTGGGCTGGGTGCGAAATGAGGACGACGGCTCTGTCAGTATGGAGATACAGGGGACGGAAGTGCAAATTGACCGCGTGATCCTGGAAATCGAACAGGGACGTTATGTGAAGATTGAAAACATGGAGGCTCGGACGATTCCGCTACGGGAAGGAGAACGAGGCTTTCGGATACGATGA
- a CDS encoding ankyrin repeat domain-containing protein, whose amino-acid sequence MSEPNEESLYEALNKGELSAFVSLVEAGVRVTSREENISRLFFCLEDVRDPKILLVIDRLSLDLRRYGGKPLRAAAHSGNRMLTEYLLEQGADINFHKPDMVFPYASTPVTEAARENHFELLRYLVSKGADITLADKYGDRPYTLAVQNKNGEMAEYLRSLEPEDWHNEQEKLRQLKSYHLPAAMTAYLKSGALRLEFPERESVRWMVFYPYLEFREFRWKRKKLLSLMAEMDNYSDYLLLWSPRDKRIWYLDTEQEEFCPLASWEAFIADPGHYLNGMVDGEFSE is encoded by the coding sequence ATGAGTGAGCCGAACGAGGAGAGTCTCTATGAGGCGCTCAACAAGGGAGAGCTGAGTGCTTTCGTATCGCTGGTGGAGGCGGGCGTCCGCGTCACTTCGAGGGAAGAGAACATAAGCCGTCTCTTCTTTTGCCTGGAAGATGTCAGAGATCCGAAGATACTGCTCGTAATCGACCGGCTATCCTTGGATTTACGGCGCTACGGCGGCAAGCCGCTTCGCGCTGCGGCGCACAGCGGGAACCGCATGCTCACGGAGTACCTCTTAGAGCAGGGGGCGGACATCAACTTTCATAAGCCGGACATGGTCTTTCCCTATGCCTCTACCCCGGTCACGGAGGCGGCACGCGAGAATCACTTTGAACTTCTACGCTATCTCGTTTCAAAGGGGGCGGATATCACCCTTGCGGACAAGTACGGCGACCGTCCTTATACGCTGGCGGTACAGAATAAGAACGGAGAGATGGCAGAGTATTTGCGCTCTCTCGAGCCGGAGGACTGGCACAACGAGCAGGAAAAGCTGAGACAGCTAAAGAGCTATCATCTGCCGGCGGCCATGACAGCGTACTTGAAAAGCGGAGCGCTGCGCCTCGAATTTCCGGAGCGCGAGTCGGTGCGGTGGATGGTGTTTTACCCCTATCTTGAATTTCGGGAGTTTCGTTGGAAGCGGAAAAAGCTCTTGTCTCTCATGGCGGAGATGGATAACTACAGCGATTATCTTTTGCTCTGGAGTCCGAGAGACAAGCGAATCTGGTACCTCGATACGGAGCAGGAGGAATTCTGCCCGCTCGCAAGCTGGGAAGCGTTTATCGCAGACCCCGGACATTATTTGAACGGCATGGTGGACGGAGAATTTTCGGAGTAG
- a CDS encoding PTS transporter subunit IIBC translates to MSRMLILSPLDGRVIPLEEVPDEVFAEKVLGDGAAVIPENGNIYSPIDGEIVSIPESLHAYGIRSDAGIEMIVHFGLETVNLKGEGFSPKVKVGDRVKAGQLLCTADMDFLKSKGINTVTPVLVTDGAEEGSFSVKTGEIRHGEEIMTAEISVDAAAAADGDAQIADPSDTQPAGKAAAAAPSAKKKFPIDFDFLQKLGKSLMTVIAVMPAAGLMISLGNILTMCFPEGFGLMAGNTMAQIGWAIIGNLHILFAAAIGGSWAKEKAGGAFAAVIAFCLINVVTGAMLGVSSAMLKDPTAVTHTLLGKEILVKDYFVDVLGRPALNMGVFVGIIAGFVGANAYNKYYNFRKLPDALSFFNGKRFVPLVVIFYSTVTAIILSVVWPVVQGGINVFGVWIANSSSTSPILAPFIYGTLERLLLPFGLHHMLTIPMNYTSFGGTYTILTGSNAGTQVFGQDPLWLAWITDLINFKNAGDTAAYTNLLTTVTPARFKVGQMIGATGLLLGIALAIYRRVEPEHRAKYKSMMISTAAAVFLTGVTEPLEFMFMFCALPLYLVYAVLQGCAFALAGIIHLRLHSFGNLEFLTRVPMALKAGLAGDLVNFVICVVVFFAIGYFVAYFMIGKFGYATPGRLGNYMDDEGKEEAGPAAGAAGNAAGGNSQPERIIALLGGRENIEFVDACMTRLRVTVKDLSKVAELPAWKAEGAMGLVKKDNGIQAIYGPKADVLKSDINDIL, encoded by the coding sequence ATGAGTAGGATGTTGATACTGTCCCCTCTGGATGGCAGGGTGATACCGCTGGAGGAAGTGCCGGATGAGGTTTTCGCGGAAAAGGTGCTGGGAGACGGCGCAGCCGTGATTCCTGAGAATGGAAACATTTACAGCCCGATAGACGGCGAGATCGTCTCTATTCCGGAGAGCCTTCATGCATACGGAATCCGGTCTGACGCCGGGATCGAAATGATCGTCCACTTTGGCCTTGAGACCGTGAACCTGAAGGGAGAAGGGTTCTCCCCGAAGGTGAAGGTGGGGGACAGAGTGAAAGCGGGTCAGCTTCTCTGTACAGCGGATATGGACTTCCTGAAGTCAAAGGGCATCAACACGGTGACGCCGGTGCTGGTGACAGACGGAGCAGAGGAGGGAAGCTTCTCTGTAAAGACAGGAGAGATCCGCCATGGGGAAGAGATCATGACTGCGGAGATCAGCGTGGATGCGGCAGCCGCCGCGGATGGAGATGCGCAGATAGCGGACCCCTCGGACACACAGCCGGCAGGCAAGGCAGCTGCGGCAGCACCCTCCGCCAAAAAGAAGTTCCCCATCGACTTTGACTTCCTGCAGAAGCTCGGCAAGTCCCTCATGACCGTGATCGCGGTCATGCCCGCCGCGGGTCTGATGATCAGTCTCGGCAACATTCTGACGATGTGCTTCCCGGAAGGCTTCGGCCTCATGGCAGGTAATACCATGGCCCAGATCGGCTGGGCGATCATCGGAAACCTGCACATCCTGTTTGCTGCCGCCATCGGCGGTTCCTGGGCGAAGGAGAAAGCAGGAGGCGCCTTTGCCGCAGTCATTGCTTTCTGTCTCATCAATGTCGTCACCGGCGCCATGCTGGGTGTGAGCTCGGCCATGCTGAAAGATCCGACGGCAGTCACCCACACGCTGCTCGGAAAAGAGATCCTGGTGAAGGATTACTTTGTCGACGTCCTGGGAAGGCCCGCGCTGAACATGGGCGTGTTCGTAGGTATTATCGCCGGTTTCGTGGGCGCCAACGCATACAATAAGTATTATAACTTCCGGAAGCTTCCGGACGCGCTGTCTTTCTTTAACGGCAAGAGATTTGTTCCCCTGGTGGTGATCTTCTACTCTACGGTGACGGCGATCATCTTAAGCGTAGTGTGGCCGGTGGTCCAGGGCGGCATCAATGTTTTCGGTGTGTGGATCGCGAACTCCAGCTCCACCTCCCCCATTCTTGCCCCGTTTATCTACGGCACTCTGGAGCGTCTGCTGCTCCCCTTCGGCCTGCACCACATGCTGACCATTCCCATGAACTATACCTCTTTCGGAGGCACCTACACGATCCTTACAGGAAGCAACGCCGGGACCCAGGTGTTCGGACAGGATCCGCTTTGGCTCGCCTGGATCACGGATCTCATCAACTTTAAGAACGCGGGCGATACCGCTGCCTATACGAACCTCCTCACCACGGTGACGCCTGCCCGCTTCAAGGTTGGCCAGATGATCGGCGCCACAGGCCTTCTTCTCGGCATCGCCCTGGCGATCTACCGCCGGGTGGAGCCGGAGCACAGGGCAAAGTACAAGTCCATGATGATCTCCACTGCGGCCGCGGTCTTCCTGACCGGTGTCACGGAACCTCTGGAGTTCATGTTTATGTTCTGCGCACTGCCGCTCTACTTGGTGTACGCAGTTCTCCAGGGCTGCGCGTTCGCCTTGGCCGGCATTATCCACCTCAGGCTTCATTCCTTCGGGAACCTGGAGTTCCTGACCCGCGTTCCCATGGCGCTGAAGGCAGGGCTTGCCGGGGACCTGGTAAACTTTGTGATCTGCGTGGTCGTCTTCTTTGCGATCGGTTACTTTGTGGCGTATTTCATGATCGGAAAGTTCGGCTACGCTACGCCGGGCCGTCTGGGAAACTACATGGATGACGAAGGCAAGGAAGAGGCAGGCCCCGCTGCCGGCGCGGCAGGAAACGCAGCGGGCGGGAACAGCCAGCCCGAGCGTATCATCGCCCTCCTTGGCGGACGGGAGAACATTGAATTTGTGGACGCCTGCATGACCAGGCTCCGCGTGACAGTGAAGGATCTCTCCAAGGTGGCTGAACTTCCGGCGTGGAAGGCAGAGGGCGCCATGGGCCTTGTGAAGAAAGACAACGGCATCCAGGCAATTTACGGACCCAAGGCGGACGTGCTGAAATCGGATATCAACGATATCCTGTAA
- a CDS encoding AraC family transcriptional regulator — translation MNLEEYSQYRETLLHEQPGFAYNTYLCTVPQDFARVDLHWHDQMEIIYVKKGRGTVTASSRKYPVMAGSIMPILPGELHAIDGDPGVRMEYENIIFPLSLLDNQVENDWARRNILTPLQMGTLRFPRPIYADTAMHAEVSAALDAADDACSKRPDGYSLLVRSSLFRFFFALYTHRIREESLPPSPYEDAIKQVLLYVQNHFSEPITVSDAASLIDYSDAHFMRVFRRETGFTFGEYLSDYRLSYASYLLRERPDSVGAIASLCGFDNFSYFIRRFRRKYGMSQREYRSHGRRNTKSP, via the coding sequence ATGAATCTCGAGGAATACTCACAATACAGAGAGACCCTGCTGCATGAGCAGCCGGGTTTCGCCTACAACACTTACCTGTGTACCGTCCCCCAGGACTTTGCCCGGGTGGATCTGCACTGGCACGACCAGATGGAGATCATCTATGTCAAAAAAGGGCGCGGCACAGTGACCGCCTCTTCCCGCAAATATCCCGTCATGGCCGGTTCCATCATGCCCATCCTCCCCGGTGAACTCCACGCCATCGACGGCGACCCCGGCGTGCGGATGGAGTACGAGAATATCATATTCCCCCTCTCCCTTTTGGACAATCAGGTTGAAAACGACTGGGCAAGGCGCAATATTCTGACCCCTCTGCAGATGGGGACCCTGCGCTTCCCCCGCCCGATCTACGCGGACACCGCGATGCACGCCGAGGTATCCGCTGCCCTTGACGCGGCTGACGATGCCTGCAGCAAGAGGCCTGACGGCTATTCTCTTTTGGTGCGCAGCAGCCTGTTTCGTTTTTTCTTTGCGCTCTACACCCATCGGATCCGCGAGGAAAGCTTACCGCCGTCCCCCTACGAGGACGCCATCAAGCAGGTCCTGCTCTACGTCCAGAATCACTTTTCGGAGCCGATCACGGTAAGCGACGCCGCAAGTCTTATTGACTACAGCGACGCTCACTTCATGCGGGTCTTCCGCCGCGAGACGGGATTCACTTTCGGCGAATACCTGTCGGATTACCGGCTCAGTTACGCGTCCTATCTGCTCAGGGAGCGCCCGGACTCTGTCGGTGCCATCGCCTCCCTGTGCGGGTTCGACAACTTCTCTTATTTTATCCGGCGCTTCCGCCGCAAATACGGAATGTCCCAGAGGGAATACCGCTCCCACGGGCGCCGGAATACAAAAAGCCCGTAA
- a CDS encoding IS3 family transposase, giving the protein MHTFKETSYEAEYVQSAHCTDNGPMEGFWGILKREMYYGKKFTSKGDLITAVESYIRYYNTERIQRKMHLMTPAEFHDHFDAAA; this is encoded by the coding sequence CTGCACACGTTTAAAGAAACATCATATGAAGCAGAGTATGTCCAGAGCGCCCATTGTACCGACAATGGGCCGATGGAAGGTTTTTGGGGTATTTTGAAGCGGGAAATGTACTATGGCAAGAAGTTCACCTCAAAAGGAGACCTGATTACTGCTGTTGAATCCTACATCAGGTATTACAACACGGAGCGGATCCAGCGGAAGATGCATCTGATGACACCTGCGGAATTCCATGATCATTTCGATGCTGCGGCATAA
- a CDS encoding ATP-binding protein → MQKGLPVYWKPLSLWNRGYLACALAMEALKQYITVKYVRMADFLLECTVAWDEKRYDKVLQAYARPKLFIIDEWLDIELTKNDLHAIKELVHCCAAKNSRPPAIFSLRPL, encoded by the coding sequence GTGCAGAAAGGTTTGCCTGTATACTGGAAACCTCTGTCACTATGGAACAGAGGATATCTTGCCTGTGCCCTTGCGATGGAAGCCTTAAAGCAGTATATAACAGTGAAATACGTTCGTATGGCAGACTTCCTTCTGGAGTGTACGGTCGCCTGGGACGAAAAGCGCTATGACAAAGTCCTGCAGGCCTATGCCAGGCCAAAACTCTTCATCATTGATGAATGGCTTGACATTGAGCTGACTAAAAATGATCTTCATGCGATAAAGGAACTGGTACACTGCTGTGCAGCGAAAAACTCACGACCTCCCGCTATTTTTAGCTTGCGTCCCCTCTGA
- a CDS encoding tetratricopeptide repeat protein, giving the protein MDILEQCRQWNESGAFEKSREMLEAIPAEERGPEGDAELAEAYLALAETEGTELYHKAIAVLAAHEEAQSEDFRHNRLTALAYYYLDEDGLALSYFERALSLHPEDKEMSDYVEDCRERLTFPRFEKNFRERTKEAWDDFLAIEAELRAAIDRNEDDGAAMLQRCGAVLEQAIRDVSFELGFDGEKYELILCAEGRRSALYPLVYFCRRAPKEVLEHWKIRAGSAPSDKFALQQDTVQIDAADVDVWLIPTGEQLFSLKLYCEKLLPLQRENPRRAEWMLYKLTNQILGDIAAIAFLTGIELLEAPEAGESKKLSDLYAYVTELGYPAWEDAGAYLDASEIAYRLDADEDPDADWRLDVYEGSTRLSVAINEYLHGESDLVDEYHRNGIVPGFLLYPLSAFPEEGREEALAAFRDALRAYLSEHGGEDALCHTGFASGLYYGYLDFIAWDLESVLDAALAFFKEQGMTGAEFHSFRRNVGGITLYRAEPKRHAETGSLLSPEDIETLEAFLEDDGGYYGKMVRWIEQFVDAGAADGRFSKKQARRDLKLSLYYGLACNNVGEYSYYYRGQAWMKDAEENAKGSGVWYYRYAVGLLYSGYPEEALRYAEQGVLEEADYPWTYLLLGKLRAHFGDKEGARAAAEEGLKLVPGDYEFLTLKREAEEGASLEAMLYHWIDPKADLALQEGRDEDGPEKKRAIACIRKNEAGLRDFYELFRPEEHEYTKDAPFCELYYPVGDRAVQLCFRMNEAGLSKLGHSYLAALKEKLDSGSLISAESEEGVAGKLEAVLVQQTGQLALFYRRAGDRQYFTVEDDSLDDKIDAALR; this is encoded by the coding sequence GTGGATATTTTGGAACAGTGCCGGCAATGGAACGAGAGCGGCGCGTTTGAGAAGAGCAGGGAGATGTTGGAGGCCATTCCCGCCGAGGAGCGCGGCCCCGAGGGGGATGCAGAGCTCGCGGAGGCCTATCTCGCACTTGCGGAGACCGAGGGAACAGAGCTCTATCATAAGGCGATTGCAGTCTTGGCAGCGCACGAAGAAGCGCAATCGGAAGATTTTCGGCATAACAGGCTGACGGCGCTCGCTTATTATTACCTCGACGAGGACGGGCTTGCGCTTAGCTACTTTGAGCGCGCCCTCTCTCTGCATCCGGAAGACAAGGAAATGAGCGACTACGTAGAAGACTGCAGGGAGCGCCTTACCTTTCCGCGCTTTGAGAAAAATTTCCGGGAGAGAACAAAGGAGGCCTGGGATGACTTCCTTGCAATCGAGGCAGAACTCCGGGCGGCAATCGACCGAAATGAGGACGATGGAGCGGCGATGTTGCAGCGCTGCGGTGCCGTACTGGAGCAGGCCATTCGAGATGTCTCGTTTGAACTCGGCTTTGACGGAGAGAAGTATGAGCTCATACTCTGTGCGGAGGGAAGACGCTCCGCGCTCTATCCCCTCGTGTACTTTTGCCGCCGCGCGCCGAAGGAAGTTCTGGAACATTGGAAAATACGGGCGGGTTCCGCGCCGAGCGATAAGTTTGCGCTGCAACAAGATACCGTTCAAATCGATGCCGCGGATGTAGACGTTTGGCTGATTCCGACCGGAGAGCAGCTCTTTTCCCTGAAACTCTACTGTGAAAAGCTCCTGCCCCTGCAGCGGGAAAATCCGCGGCGGGCGGAGTGGATGCTCTATAAGCTCACGAACCAGATACTCGGCGACATAGCGGCGATTGCGTTTCTCACGGGCATCGAGTTACTGGAAGCGCCCGAGGCGGGTGAGTCGAAGAAACTTTCGGACTTATACGCGTATGTAACGGAGCTCGGCTATCCCGCGTGGGAGGATGCCGGAGCCTATCTGGATGCTTCCGAAATTGCGTATCGGCTCGATGCGGATGAAGATCCGGATGCCGACTGGCGCCTGGATGTCTATGAGGGCAGCACACGCCTTTCCGTGGCAATCAATGAATATCTGCACGGAGAGAGCGATCTGGTTGACGAATATCACCGGAACGGCATAGTTCCGGGTTTTCTGCTGTATCCTCTCAGCGCCTTTCCGGAAGAGGGAAGAGAAGAGGCGCTCGCAGCGTTTCGCGATGCATTGCGCGCCTATTTGAGCGAACACGGCGGTGAGGATGCCCTCTGCCATACGGGATTTGCGAGCGGCCTGTACTACGGCTATTTGGATTTCATCGCCTGGGACTTGGAGTCTGTGCTGGATGCCGCCCTCGCCTTCTTTAAGGAGCAGGGCATGACCGGCGCGGAGTTTCACAGCTTTCGAAGAAATGTGGGCGGAATTACCCTCTACCGCGCGGAACCGAAACGGCACGCGGAGACCGGCTCTCTGCTCTCGCCCGAAGACATTGAGACCCTGGAGGCCTTCCTGGAGGATGACGGCGGCTATTACGGGAAAATGGTGCGTTGGATTGAGCAGTTTGTGGATGCGGGCGCCGCGGACGGCCGCTTTTCAAAGAAGCAGGCCCGCCGGGATTTGAAACTCTCGCTCTACTACGGTCTCGCCTGCAACAACGTGGGAGAATACAGTTATTACTACCGCGGGCAAGCGTGGATGAAGGACGCCGAGGAAAACGCCAAGGGTTCCGGCGTCTGGTATTACCGCTATGCCGTGGGACTTTTGTACAGCGGATATCCGGAAGAGGCGCTGCGCTATGCGGAACAAGGTGTACTCGAAGAAGCGGACTATCCTTGGACTTACCTTTTGCTCGGAAAGCTACGCGCGCACTTCGGGGACAAGGAGGGCGCACGCGCCGCGGCAGAAGAGGGGCTGAAACTCGTACCGGGAGATTATGAGTTCCTCACCCTAAAGCGGGAAGCGGAAGAAGGGGCAAGTCTGGAAGCGATGCTCTACCACTGGATCGATCCCAAGGCGGATTTGGCGCTGCAGGAGGGAAGGGATGAAGACGGCCCGGAAAAGAAGCGCGCCATTGCCTGCATTCGAAAGAACGAGGCCGGGCTCAGAGACTTTTACGAACTCTTCCGTCCGGAGGAGCATGAGTACACGAAGGATGCGCCCTTCTGTGAGCTCTACTATCCCGTGGGAGACCGGGCGGTGCAGCTCTGCTTCCGCATGAATGAGGCCGGACTCTCGAAACTCGGGCACAGCTACCTTGCTGCCCTCAAGGAGAAGCTTGACAGCGGCTCTCTCATCTCCGCAGAGTCCGAGGAAGGGGTGGCAGGCAAGTTAGAAGCCGTTCTGGTGCAGCAGACGGGGCAACTGGCCCTCTTTTACCGCAGAGCCGGAGACCGGCAGTATTTTACGGTGGAAGATGACAGTCTGGACGACAAGATCGATGCCGCGCTGCGGTAA
- the malQ gene encoding 4-alpha-glucanotransferase produces MRESGILLAISSLPSEYGIGCFSREAYEFADRLSEAGQSYWQILPLGPVGYGDSPYQSFSTFAGNPYYISPETLVEKGWITEADCREAGLSSDPRGVDYVLQYQRRYELLRKAYRNSRIEENEKFRAFTEKTEWLPDYALFMALKEENGGRPWYEWEDPLRLRDPEALAAARERLEEGIGFCSFLQFEFYEEWMQLKDYVNRKGIRIIGDIPIYVSLDSSDVWADPELFQLDENRRQTAAAGCPPDGFSAVGQLWGNPLYDWDYHKKTCFAWWLKRLKNCFDIYDVMRIDHFRGFDEYFSIPAGAEDARAGHWEKGPGMDLFRKVSEAFPGREIIAEDLGYVTDSVRQLVKDSGYPGMKVLEFAFDSRDSGCAEDYLPHNYEKNSVVYTGTHDNETVIGWFSEGLKPEEKEAVRDYFCDHTTPDAGMHIPLICAAMRSVSRLCIIPMQDLLGYGNEARMNAPSTYGNNWKWRLLKDEFGEKEVKTLYEITKRYGRIGK; encoded by the coding sequence ATGAGAGAAAGTGGAATTCTTCTTGCCATCAGCAGCCTTCCTTCCGAATACGGGATCGGCTGCTTCAGCAGGGAAGCATATGAGTTTGCGGACCGCCTTTCAGAGGCGGGCCAGAGTTACTGGCAGATCCTGCCGCTGGGGCCGGTGGGATACGGAGATTCACCGTACCAGTCCTTCTCCACCTTCGCGGGCAACCCTTACTACATTTCACCTGAGACGCTGGTGGAAAAGGGATGGATCACTGAGGCGGACTGCCGCGAAGCCGGCCTTTCTTCCGACCCGCGCGGTGTGGATTACGTGCTGCAGTACCAACGCCGCTATGAGCTGCTCCGGAAGGCGTACAGAAACAGCCGGATCGAAGAGAATGAGAAGTTCCGGGCGTTCACGGAGAAGACGGAATGGCTTCCGGACTACGCGCTGTTCATGGCTCTGAAGGAAGAGAACGGAGGAAGGCCCTGGTACGAATGGGAAGATCCGCTGAGACTCAGGGATCCGGAAGCCTTGGCCGCGGCGCGGGAACGCCTGGAGGAAGGCATCGGTTTCTGCAGTTTCCTGCAGTTTGAGTTTTACGAAGAGTGGATGCAGCTGAAGGACTACGTGAACCGGAAGGGAATACGGATCATCGGAGACATCCCGATCTATGTATCCCTGGACAGTTCAGACGTCTGGGCGGATCCGGAACTTTTCCAGCTGGATGAAAACCGCCGACAGACCGCGGCGGCGGGCTGCCCGCCGGATGGCTTCAGCGCTGTGGGACAGCTCTGGGGCAACCCACTCTATGACTGGGACTATCACAAAAAGACCTGTTTTGCCTGGTGGCTGAAACGTCTTAAAAACTGCTTTGATATTTATGATGTGATGCGGATCGACCATTTCCGCGGCTTCGATGAATATTTTTCCATTCCTGCCGGTGCGGAGGACGCAAGAGCAGGCCATTGGGAGAAGGGACCCGGCATGGATCTGTTCCGGAAGGTCTCGGAAGCCTTCCCTGGACGGGAGATCATCGCGGAGGATCTGGGGTATGTGACGGACAGTGTCCGGCAGCTGGTGAAGGACAGCGGCTATCCCGGGATGAAGGTCCTGGAATTTGCCTTTGACTCAAGAGATTCCGGCTGTGCGGAGGATTACCTTCCCCACAATTACGAAAAGAACAGTGTGGTCTACACCGGCACCCATGACAACGAGACGGTGATCGGCTGGTTTTCCGAGGGCCTGAAGCCGGAGGAGAAGGAGGCAGTCAGAGACTATTTCTGCGACCATACGACTCCCGACGCCGGGATGCACATACCCCTGATCTGCGCCGCCATGCGAAGCGTCAGCAGACTCTGCATCATCCCCATGCAGGACCTTCTGGGGTACGGAAACGAGGCAAGGATGAACGCTCCTTCCACCTACGGAAACAACTGGAAATGGCGTCTTCTGAAGGATGAATTCGGAGAGAAGGAAGTGAAGACGCTGTATGAGATCACGAAGCGGTACGGAAGGATCGGAAAATGA